From one Lycium barbarum isolate Lr01 chromosome 6, ASM1917538v2, whole genome shotgun sequence genomic stretch:
- the LOC132598467 gene encoding pentatricopeptide repeat-containing protein At3g62890-like: MNLTKACACSPFKSNLVQNPTSKATINLSILEFLLLKCQNYKHFGQILTQMISTGFIKDTYAASRILKFSTDSLLVHVNYSHKIFDYIEHPNAFICNTMMRAYLQRNQPKNTIFLYKSMLKNNVCIDNYTFPLLVQASTVRLSVTEGKEFHNHVIKMGFGLDVYVKNTLINMYAVCENMVDARKVFDGSPVLDSVSWNSILAGYVQVGNVEEAKVIFDKMPRKNVIASNSMIVLLGRSGRMSEACQLFDEMMEKDVVSWTALISCYEQHGMYTQALDLFMQMCANGISIDEVVAVSVLSACAHLMVVQTGESVHGLVIRVGFESYVNLQNALIHMYSTCGDVMAAQRLFDTSSHLDQISWNSMISGYLKCGSVDKARKLFDSMPEKDVVSWTTVISGYAQHDHFSETLALFQEMLHEENKPDETTLVSVLSACTHLSALDQGKWIHAYIRKNGLKVNIILGTTLVDMYMKCGCVENALEVFNGMEEKGVSTWNALILGLAMNGQVERSLDMFQEMKECGVTPNEVTFVAVLGACRHMGLVDEGRSYFDAMTRYYNVEPNIKHYGCMVDLLARAGLLKEAETLIDSMPIAPDVATWGALLGACRKHGSSEMGERVGRKLLELQPDHDGFHVLLSNIYASRGNWDSVLDIRGAMTRQGVVKVPGCSMIEANGAAHEFLAGDKSHPQINEIEEMLAEMEKRLKVMGYAPGTDEVLLDIDEEEKECTLFRHSEKLAIAYGLISIAPPTPIRIIKNLRICSDCHTAAKLISKAFNREIVVRDRHRFHHFKNGSCSCMEFW, translated from the coding sequence ATGAATTTGACAAAAGCATGTGCCTGTTCACCCTTCAAGTCAAATCTTGTTCAAAACCCCACCTCAAAAGCAACCATAAACCTCTCAATCTTGGAGTTTCTTCTACTAAAATGTCAAAATTACAAACATTTTGGGCAAATTCTTACACAAATGATCTCCACTGGTTTCATCAAAGATACATATGCTGCAAGTAGGATTCTCAAGTTTTCCACTGACTCACTTTTGGTTCATGTTAATTACTCTCATAAAATCTTTGATTACATTGAACACCCAAATGCATTTATTTGTAATACTATGATGAGAGCTTATTTACAGCGAAATCAGCCTAAAAATACGATCTTTTTGTACAAATCAATGTTGAAAAATAATGTATGTATTGATAATTATACGTTTCCGCTTTTGGTTCAAGCTAGCACAGTTAGATTGTCTGTAACGGAGGGAAAAGAGTTTCATAATCATGTTATTAAAATGGGATTTGGGTTGGATGTTTATGTAAAGAACACTTTGATTAACATGTATGCTGTTTGTGAAAACATGGTTGATGCAAGAAAGGTGTTTGATGGAAGTCCTGTTTTGGATTCGGTTTCGTGGAATTCGATATTGGCAGGATATGTTCAGGTTGGTAATGTTGAAGAAGCAAAAGTGATTTTCGATAAGATGCCTAGGAAGAATGTAATTGCATCCAATTCTATGATTGTATTGTTGGGTAGGTCTGGTAGGATGAGTGAGGCTTGTCAATTATTCGATGAAATGATGGAGAAAGATGTGGTTTCTTGGACTGCTTTAATTTCTTGCTATGAGCAACATGGGATGTACACACAGGCCCTGGATTTATTTATGCAAATGTGTGCGAATGGCATTTCTATAGATGAGGTTGTTGCGGTAAGTGTGCTGTCTGCATGTGCACACTTGATGGTTGTTCAGACTGGGGAATCAGTGCATGGATTGGTAATAAGAGTTGGTTTTGAATCTTATGTTAACCTTCAAAATGCTTTAATCCATATGTACTCTACCTGTGGAGATGTAATGGCTGCACAAAGATTGTTTGATACGAGTAGTCATCTAGACCAGATATCTTGGAACTCAATGATCTCTGGCTACTTGAAATGTGGCTCTGTGGATAAGGCTAGAAAATTATTCGATTCCATGCCCGAGAAGGATGTTGTGTCATGGACTACAGTGATTTCTGGTTATGCACAACATGATCATTTCTCGGAGACTTTGGCACTATTTCAGGAGATGCTGCATGAGGAAAATAAGCCTGACGAAACTACTTTGGTTAGTGTTCTTTCGGCTTGCACCCACTTGTCTGCCCTTGATCAAGGAAAATGGATTCACGCTTACATACGAAAGAATGGGCTCAAAGTGAATATCATTCTTGGTACAACTCTTGTTGACATGTACATGAAATGTGGATGTGTGGAGAATGCATTGGAAGTCTTCAATGGAATGGAAGAAAAAGGGGTTTCTACTTGGAATGCTTTAATTCTTGGATTGGCCATGAATGGACAGGTGGAAAGATCACTAGACATGTTTCAGGAGATGAAGGAATGTGGTGTAACCCCTAATGAGGTTACTTTTGTTGCAGTTCTTGGTGCCTGTCGACATATGGGCCTAGTAGATGAGGGGCGCTCCTACTTTGATGCTATGACCAGATATTACAATGTTGAACCTAATATCAAGCACTATGGGTGCATGGTTGATCTACTTGCGCGTGCAGGGTTGCTCAAAGAAGCTGAGACGCTTATTGACAGTATGCCTATAGCTCCTGATGTTGCCACTTGGGGTGCTCTTCTTGGAGCTTGCAGAAAACATGGTAGTAGTGAAATGGGAGAGAGGGTTGGAAGGAAGCTCCTTGAACTTCAGCCAGATCATGATGGATTTCATGTGTTACTGTCCAATATATATGCTTCAAGAGGTAATTGGGATAGTGTTCTGGATATTAGAGGAGCAATGACACGGCAGGGTGTCGTTAAAGTTCCTGGCTGCAGTATGATTGAAGCAAATGGTGCTGCTCATGAGTTCTTGGCAGGAGACAAGTCTCATCCCCAGATaaatgaaattgaagaaatgctGGCTGAAATGGAAAAGCGGTTGAAAGTAATGGGCTATGCTCCAGGCACAGATGAGGTTTTACTTGATATTGATGAGGAAGAAAAAGAATGTACCCTGTTTAGACATAGTGAAAAGCTTGCAATTGCTTATGGGCTCATTTCCATTGCTCCTCCAACTCCTATAAGAATAATCAAGAACTTACGAATATGTAGTGATTGTCATACAGCAGCAAAACTAATATCAAAAGCGTTTAATCGGGAAATAGTGGTCAGAGATAGGCACCGGTTTCATCATTTTAAGAATGGCTCTTGTTCCTGCATGGAATTTTGGTAG
- the LOC132598469 gene encoding putative pentatricopeptide repeat-containing protein At1g56570, which translates to MNARKLVSQTHYTQIPQTIRNSLLCAAINPPNSNPPFLPKPPSILATGLLKSYFERGLIREARTLFDEMPERDVVAWTTMISGYTSCNLHGRAWVVFCEMMRCTNVSPNEFTLSCILKACKGINSSSRGALVHGLVLKQGMSGSLYVSNALLDVYATCCVDMDEAYAVFHEIRGKNDVSWTTLIAGYTHRGYGYMALNVFRRMLLEEGESNPFTFSIAVRACASVHSCTYGKQLHAAIVKHGLDFNLPVMNSILDMYCRCSSLNDAKQCFDDMIQRDSITWNTLIAGYEKSDPYESISTYSSMESEGLSPNCFTFSSIIAAVANLAILSCGEQIHGRIIKRGLGGNLELDNSLIDMYAKSGNIASARRIFDEMPKKNLVSWTSMMIGYGSHGYGNEAVDFFEEMVKFKVRPDRIAFVAVLNACSHAGFVDKGLRYFISMVGDYNIAPDLEIFGSLVDLLGRAGRVEEAFKLIESMPFDPDESVWGAFLGACKAHNHPDLGKLAIRKVLALKPKIAATYVVLSNIYAADGKWGDSAKMRKLMRRMTTKKEAGRSSVEIKNQNYSFVAGDKMGSHMDCVDEAVKMLVEHMRDALYIPDLDFFIHDLEDGT; encoded by the exons ATGAATGCAAGAAAACTAGTATCCCAAACTCATTATACTCAAATTCCTCAAACAATTAGAAACTCTCTCCTTTGTGCTGCAATCAACCCACCCAATTCAAACCCACCATTTTTACCAAAACCCCCTTCAATATTAGCCACTGGTCTCCTCAAATCCTACTTCGAAAGGGGTCTAATCAGAGAAGCACGTAcactgttcgatgaaatgcctgAAAGAGATGTTGTTGCTTGGACAACCATGATTTCTGGTTACACTTCATGCAATCTTCATGGACGTGCTTGGGTAGTTTTCTGTGAGATGATGAGGTGTACAAATGTGAGCCCCAATGAGTTCACATTATCTTGTATATTGAAGGCTTGTAAAGGGATAAACTCTTCGTCTCGTGGAGCTTTAGTTCATGGTTTGGTACTTAAGCAAGGCATGAGTGGGAGTCTTTATGTTTCCAATGCTCTCTTGGATGTTTATGCGACGTGTTGCGTTGATATGGATGAAGCGTATGCGGTTTTTCATGAGATAAGAGGGAAAAATGATGTGTCTTGGACTACTTTAATCGCAGGATATACTCATCGTGGTTATGGCTATATGGCGCTTAATGTTTTCAGAAGAATGTTATTG GAAGAGGGTGAATCAAACCCATTTACCTTTTCAATTGCGGTTAGAGCCTGTGCCTCGGTCCATTCATGTACATATGGGAAGCAACTTCATGCTGCAATAGTCAAACATGGGTTGGATTTTAATCTACCCGTAATGAATTCTATTTTAGATATGTATTGTAGGTGTAGCAGCTTAAATGATGCAAAGCAATGCTTCGATGATATGATTCAAAGGGATTCAATCACGTGGAACACTTTGATTGCTGGATATGAGAAATCTGATCCATATGAATCTATCAGCACATACTCGAGTATGGAGTCAGAAGGTCTCAGCCCTAATTGCTTCACATTTTCCAGCATTATAGCAGCTGTGGCCAATTTGGCAATTTTGAGTTGTGGAGAGCAGATtcatggaagaatcataaagagagGCCTCGGAGGGAACTTGGAGTTGGACAATTCCCTAATAGACATGTACGCAAAGTCTGGCAATATTGCAAGTGCACGTAGAATTTTTGATGAAATGCCCAAGAAAAATCTGGTTTCGTGGACCTCAATGATGATTGGTTATGGAAGCCATGGATATGGAAATGAAGCTGTTGACTTTTTTGAAGAGATGGTTAAATTTAAAGTCAGGCCAGATAGGATAGCATTTGTGGCAGTTTTAAATGCATGTAGCCATGCTGGGTTTGTGGACAAAGGGTTAAGGTATTTTATCTCAATGGTTGGTGATTACAACATAGCTCCAGATCTGGAGATATTTGGGAGCTTAGTAGATTTGCTTGGACGTGCTGGACGAGTTGAGGAGGCTTTTAAGTTGATAGAGAGTATGCCATTTGATCCTGATGAATCTGTTTGGGGAGCATTCCTAGGAGCATGTAAAGCACACAATCATCCAGATTTGGGCAAGCTGGCTATAAGAAAGGTGTTGGCTTTGAAACCAAAAATTGCAGCAACCTATGTAGTTTTGTCAAATATCTATGCAGCTGATGGTAAATGGGGTGACTCTGCAAAAATGAGGAAGTTGATGAGAAGGATGACTACCAAGAAAGAGGCTGGGAGAAGTTCGGTGGAGATAAAGAATCAGAATTATAGTTTTGTTGCTGGAGATAAGATGGGTTCACATATGGATTGTGTTGATGAAGCTGTAAAAATGCTGGTTGAACATATGAGAGACGCACTATATATTCCTGATTTGGACTTCTTTATACATGACTTAGAAGATGGAACTTGA